The genomic segment ATACTCTATTGTCATCAAATGGTTAAAAGGTTAAGAGGCTCATTTGAGCGCAATTGTTAAGGAGTGAGAGGGGAGACGGGACCGGCGTAAAGTGTGAGATGTGGGATGTAAGATGAATGTTTACATTTAACGTTTCACATCTAACTTTTAACGTGACAGGATTTTCTTGTAATAGGCGACATACTGGTCGATTACCGCTTCGGCTGAGAACATCTGTACGGCCCGTTCGCGCGCTTGCCGGCCGTGGAGGATGACCCATTCGGGTGTCAGCCCGGCCAGGGCCGCTGACAACCCTCCCGTTAGTGACATATCAATGGCCGCCCCTCCAGAGCCTGTCGCGGCGCATAGCGCCCCTCCCACATGGCCTTCGGTCTGATCACTGCCAACTGCCAACTGCTTACTGCCCACTGTCTCCTCCCCCGCCCCGATCATCCACTCCAATACCGGATGCGTATTCACCAGACAGGGCAGGCCGCTGGCAAGGGCCTCCAGCAACGCGATGGGCATCATCTCGAAAAGGGATGTCAGCACAAAGACATCCATCGCCCGATAGAGGTCGGGCATCCGGGAACGGGGGCAATCGGGCACGATCTTGTAGTGGCCCGGGATGAGCGATTCCGCCAGAGCGAGCAGTTCCGGCGTCTCGTTGGTCTTGGCACCGGCGATGAGCAGGAAGGGGGGAGGCAGTGGGCAGTGAGCAGTGGGCAGTTCGCAGTGAGAAGCAGACAGATGGGGATCGGTTTTCAATCCGGTTTCTACTGCCAACTGCTTACGGCTCACTGCATGCTGCCTAAACTCCCGGATCAGGTAATCAAGCCGTTTGTGGTCCTTTTTGACGGCGGCGACGCAGCCGACAATGAAGGCATCAGGGGGGAGGCCGAGGGAGGAGCGGAGCGTCGCTTTCCCAACCGGGTCGTGTACGGGATGGAAGACGGCGCAGTCCACAAAGTTCGGCAGAGCTGTCCACTGCTTACTGTTTACTGTCGACTGTCTACAGCGAAGCGCCTTCCGCGCTTCGCTCAGGTGCCAGGGGGCCAAGTGCTGCACATACTCGAATGTCTCGAGGAATTCCAGGGGCTCCTCCGTGCCATGCGCCAGGATCACCTTGGCCCTGTGCAACCCCCGCCGTCGGCTCACATCCAGCAGTCTGGCCAGCCAGGGATCCTGCACATGCACAATATCGAATTTTCCACGCCTGAGCTTTGGCCATAGGTGCCACCAGAATGACCACTGTTCCAAGTCGTAGGTGCTCTTCAGCCCCCAGCGCCACGCCCATTTGGGGAACCAGTTGCTAAGTTGTTGAGTTTTGGGGTTGCCACGTTTGAGAGAGGGGAGGATGACAGTAGACAGTAGGCAGTCGGCAGTCGGCCCTGCGTCGCCAAGGCTATGCAGGGCAGGCAGTGGGGCGGCACAAAAAAGGGTTACCTTAATATCTTCTGACTGCTTACGGCCAACTGCACCCTGCTGACTGTCGACTGCGCACTGCTCACTACGTACTGCCCACTGATGCAACGCACCCGCGGTGTCGCATGCCCAGGTCTCAATTCCCCTGGCCACGTGACCTAATCCCGAGCTGGCGATGGCAATGCGCATAAGCGAGACCATAGACTATTGACTTCAGGCCGTCGACCAAAAGAGGATGATAGAAGGGGGAAATCCCTCTCGTGTAAGCGGAAGACCCACGCCTTACCAGGCGCGGCTACGTAGCCACCCGGTGAACACTCGTATCCTCAAGCAGGCCCGTCTCGAAGTTGCGGCGTTCATTGAACTTACGTAATTAGATCACTGGCGGCCAATAGGCAGTTGGTAGTTGGCAGCACAGGTGGCGGCCGGCGTCTCGGCGGCCGAAATAGAGAGCGTCCAGAAAGAGAAATCGTTCCACCTTGAGTTGCCCCTCTTCCTCTTCACATCTCCATGTCCGCCGGAGTCCCGCGTGGCGCATATGCGTCAACCTAAGGCGCCCCTGAATTGGGGAATTCGGATTCACCACCCGCCGAGTACGGCTAGAGGCACAGAGACACAGAGGGGAGAAAGAAGAAAATGTTGTGCGATTTTTCCAAATGGCGAGTACACCATTTGGAAAAATCGCGCAACACCTCTCTGGGAGGAATACCTGGAGAAAGAGGAGATGGGGCAACAAACAATACCTCTCCTCCTTCTGGCTGTTTCCCCCTCCAAGAAACCGTTGCGTTTATTTTGGCCACGGTATTCCCGTGGGCGAAATAAACGCAACATTTGCATTTCTTGCCCTTCGCAGCTTTAGCGGAGGAGGGGCTTCTCTATGCCTCAGTGCCTCAAGCCTGGTACTCCAGGCGGGTGGTGAATCTTAATTTACGTGATTATTTAGAGACGCTGCGCTTAGGTTGACGCATAGGCAGTAAGCAGTTGACAGTAGGCTTGGCGACTTGTCCGCCGTCTCGTCCGCCGGAGTACCGGAGGCGGAAGTCTCGAAGGCGGGAGCACTGGTGGCGGCCGACGTCCCGGCGGCTGATTCGAACTCCCCCGTGTGGGGTGGGTGTCCTCACCCACCTTCTTCACCAAAGGCGGATGAGGCGGATGGGGACATCCGCCCCACACGTCTCACGGCTCACGTCTCACCCCTTACCTCTTACTCCTCACATTTAACATCTCACGCTTCACGTCTCACCTCTTTTGCTATTGCCTGAAAGCTGGGACTGAGGGATAATACTTCAACTAAAAGGTGATACTGACATGAACTACGCCAACATCATTACAATACAAGCAGGTAAGGCACCATCATGAAGCAAGGAACTTTTACCGCTGTACTTGAGAGAGAAGGAAACGAGTTTGTCGCTCTATGTCCAGAACTGGATGTCGCCAGTCAAGGTAAGACCGTTGAAATTGCGATGGCCAATCTTCGTGAGGCGGTCGAGCTGTTTCTTGAATGTGCCAGTCCCGGGGAGATTGAGGCGCGCCTGCATAACGAGGTTTTTGTAACCCGTTTTGAGGCCGCTTATGCCTAAATTAGGGGTGTTCTCTGGTGCAGACCTGTGCCGGATTCTCGAAGCACATGGCTTTCTTGCGGTCCGTCAGCGTGGGAGTCATGTCGTGATGCAGCAAAAGGTAGGCATCATTACTATTACGGTGCCCATTCCCATGCATCGAGAAATCCGGATCGGGACACTTCAGTCAATCATCAGGCAAAGTGCTCTACCCCGTAGTGAATTTGAAAGATAACAACGAACAACCATTAACCAACAACCGCCGCCGCCGGCGGCTCCCCATGATCTCCATCATCATCCCTGCCTATAACAGCCGCTCCACGATCGTGGAAGCGCTGGAGTCCATCGCGTCGCAGACGCTATGGAGCCAGTGGGCAGTAGGCCCTGCGTCGCCAAGGCTATGCAGGGCAGGCAGTAGGCAGTTGGCAGCACAGGTGGCGGCCGGCGTCTCGGCGGCCGAAATAGAAAGCGCCGAGAAAGAGAAATCGTTAGTCGGGACTCTACTACGTAGCGAAGGTACGCTACTTCGAAGAGTAATAACGCCGAACGCCCCCTTGAGTTGCCCCTCTTGCGCTTCACGTCTCGCGTCTCCCCTCTCACCTCCTGATCCCTCCTACGAAGTTATCATCGTCGACGATTGCTCCACCGACGACACCGTGGCGGTGGTGGAGAAGTGGATTGCCGCAAAGACCAAAGCCCCGGCGAATGATTCGAGCTCCCCCGTGTGGGGTGGGTGTCCTCACCCACCTTCTTCATTACAGGCGGATGAGGCGGATGGGGACATCCGCCCCACACGTCTCACCCCTTACCTCTTACTCCTCGCGTTTAACATCTCACGCTTCACATCTCACCTCTTTTGCTATTGCCTGAAAGCTGGGACTGAGGGATAATACTTCAACTAAAAGGTGATACTGACATGAACTACGCCGACATCATTACAATACAAGCAGGTAAGCGCAGTGGGACGCCAGGGTTATTCGTTAGTTGTTAATGGTTATTGGGTAAAACAGGACAATCGAAGAATGAAAATATCGGAAATGGCGCAGAGCAGAACGCTCAGGAAATTCGTGTATTCCCCAATAACTAACAACCAGCAACTAATAACCGGCGTCCCTGTGGGACGCTAATGATTAAGGAATAAAGTATGAATTTAAAAATCGTTTTAGAGCCTAGTGAAGATGGGGGATATACGGCCATTGTTCCTGCTCTGCCTGGGTGCATTTCCGAAGGCGAATCGAAGGATGAGGCACTGCGCAATATCCGTGAAGCCATTGATCTCTATCTGGAGCCTGTCGAAGACGATTGGGATTTCGCGCCTAATGCCGAGTTGATGGAAATGGCAATATGAGCAAGGTCCCGAGCCTGCCTTACGACCGAATCCTGCGGGCATTGCAGCGAGATGGTTGGGTGGTGGTTCGTCAGAAGGGCAGTCATATCCGCCTTCAGAAGCACACTTCTTTTGAGACCCTCAAATTGACTGTTCCTGCGCATCGCCCTGTTAAGCGGTCCACTCTCTCGCATATCCTCAAGCAGGCCCGTCTGGAAGTTGCGGCGTTCATTGAACTTACGTAATTAGATCACTGGCGGCCAATAGGCAGTTGGTAGTTGGCAGCACAGGTGGCGGCCGGCGTCTCGGCGGCCGAAATAGAGAGCGTCCAGAAAGAGAAATCGTTCGCCGAGGACGCCGAACGCCACCCAGAATCGTGGACGCTAAGGGGTTTGATAAATTATCCTGTAAATCCTGTATATCCGTGTTAACTCCCGCTCACGCTTCACATCTCACCTCTTTTGCTATTGCCTGAAAGCTGGGACTGGGGAATAATCATTACATGAGTATAAGTCCTCTAGATTCTGTGGTTCTTGAATTTACCCAACGGGTGCGTTCAGCGCTTGGTCAGAAACTGCATGCAATTTATCTGTTTGGTAGTCGAGCTAGAGGTGATGCTTCCCCGGATTCCGATTATGACTTCATGCTTGAAAGCAATGCCAGACTTTCGGCATATGATCGCGACCAGGTCGCCGATATTACAGTCGATATTTCCGGTCGCAACCGGGTATTGTTAGATGTTCATTATGATCTGTGCAGTAAGATGCATGGGGAGAATCGATTTTTAACCCCTTTCCGGGCGGAAGTTTTGAGCAAAGGAATGGCTTTATGACGTTATTGCCCGGGGAGCGTCAGGCGGTAATTAGTCTTCGTTTGCAGAATGCGGATGGGGCTTTATTGGATGCGGGTGTCCTTTTGGATAGGGGTTCGTTAACAGCCGTCGCAGGTGGGACCCCAACAACGAACAACCATTAACCAACAACCGCCGCCGCAGGCGGCTCCCATGATCTCCATCATCATCCCCGCCTATAACAGCCGCTCCACGATCGTGGAAGCGCTGGAGTCCATTGCGTCGCAGACGCTGTGGAGCCAGTGGGCAGTTGGCAGTAGGCAGTTGGCAGTAAAAGAGAGCGAAACACAGGTGGCGGCCGGCGTCTCCGCCTCCGGTACTCCGGCGGACAAGTCGGCGGCCGAAATAGAGAGCACCGAGAAAGAGAAATCGTTCGTCGGGACGCCGAACGCCACCTTGAGATGCCCCTCTGACATTTCACCTCTCACATCTCACGCCTCACATCTTACCCCCACCTTCGAGGTGATTGTGGTCGACGATTGCTCCACGGACGACACCGTGGCAGTGGTGGAGAAGTGGATCAGTGAGCAGTCGGCAGTAAAAAAGCGCGAAGCACAGGTGGCGGCCGGCGTCCCGGCGGCCGAAACAGAGAGCGCTGAGAAAGAGAAATCGTTCGTCGGGACTCTACTACGTAGCGAAGGTACGCTACTTCGAAGAGTAATAACGCCGAACGCCACCTTGAGTTGCCCCTCTTGCGTTTCACTTCACACCTCCCACATCTCACGTTTCACCCTTCTCTCCCTTCCTGCCAATGCAGGGCCTGCCAAAGCACGTAATAAAGGCCTGCAGGAAGCGCACGGCGACTGGATCGCCTTCCTCGACGCCGACGACCTTTGGCCCGAGAATAAGCTGGCGCTACAGTTGGCGGCCGCAGTCAGGCATCCGGAGGTGGGCATATGGTGCGGGAGAACAGTGACATTTGAGACGGGGCAGCGCGAGCAGGCACTTGCTGCTATCCGTCAAAAGGCAACGGTTAGTGTCGATGTTCCGTCCATTCGGTTGCTCGAATTAGAGGAATTTGCCTTTCATAACCCTGTGGCGACCTCTACTGTGTTGGTCCGGTCCGATCTTATACGGGCCTGTCAGGGATTTGACGAGCAGTTCAGGGGGCCGGAAGATTATGATTTGTGGATGCGCATTCTAGTACGAAGTTCAGGCGCATTAGTGGAGGCGGATTTTGCCTGGTATGAACAGCGGCAGGGGAGTCTTAGCATGGATGACCGCACCTTTCTGCCGCAGGTTCTGCGTGTTCTCGCGAAGGCGTTTGCGCCGGGAGGCGTGTTCAGCGGCCGTAAAATGCTGCGACGGCGGGCCTTGGCCAACCAATATTGGAATGCGTCGTGGATGGCGTTTCAACGGGGGGCGCGCGGAAGGGCTGTGCGTCACCTGACGCATGCGATAATTTTATACCCCTTTATTGGCGGCCGTAAGCAATTGCCTCTC from the bacterium genome contains:
- a CDS encoding glycosyltransferase, whose protein sequence is MNLKDNNEQPLTNNRRRRRLPMISIIIPAYNSRSTIVEALESIASQTLWSQWAVGPASPRLCRAGSRQLAAQVAAGVSAAEIESAEKEKSLVGTLLRSEGTLLRRVITPNAPLSCPSCASRLASPLSPPDPSYEVIIVDDCSTDDTVAVVEKWIAAKTKAPANDSSSPVWGGCPHPPSSLQADEADGDIRPTRLTPYLLLLAFNISRFTSHLFCYCLKAGTEG
- a CDS encoding glycosyltransferase family 4 protein, yielding MRIAIASSGLGHVARGIETWACDTAGALHQWAVRSEQCAVDSQQGAVGRKQSEDIKVTLFCAAPLPALHSLGDAGPTADCLLSTVILPSLKRGNPKTQQLSNWFPKWAWRWGLKSTYDLEQWSFWWHLWPKLRRGKFDIVHVQDPWLARLLDVSRRRGLHRAKVILAHGTEEPLEFLETFEYVQHLAPWHLSEARKALRCRQSTVNSKQWTALPNFVDCAVFHPVHDPVGKATLRSSLGLPPDAFIVGCVAAVKKDHKRLDYLIREFRQHAVSRKQLAVETGLKTDPHLSASHCELPTAHCPLPPPFLLIAGAKTNETPELLALAESLIPGHYKIVPDCPRSRMPDLYRAMDVFVLTSLFEMMPIALLEALASGLPCLVNTHPVLEWMIGAGEETVGSKQLAVGSDQTEGHVGGALCAATGSGGAAIDMSLTGGLSAALAGLTPEWVILHGRQARERAVQMFSAEAVIDQYVAYYKKILSR
- a CDS encoding type II toxin-antitoxin system HicB family antitoxin — its product is MKQGTFTAVLEREGNEFVALCPELDVASQGKTVEIAMANLREAVELFLECASPGEIEARLHNEVFVTRFEAAYA
- a CDS encoding type II toxin-antitoxin system HicA family toxin translates to MPKLGVFSGADLCRILEAHGFLAVRQRGSHVVMQQKVGIITITVPIPMHREIRIGTLQSIIRQSALPRSEFER
- a CDS encoding nucleotidyltransferase domain-containing protein, with the translated sequence MSISPLDSVVLEFTQRVRSALGQKLHAIYLFGSRARGDASPDSDYDFMLESNARLSAYDRDQVADITVDISGRNRVLLDVHYDLCSKMHGENRFLTPFRAEVLSKGMAL
- a CDS encoding glycosyltransferase family 2 protein; translation: MISIIIPAYNSRSTIVEALESIASQTLWSQWAVGSRQLAVKESETQVAAGVSASGTPADKSAAEIESTEKEKSFVGTPNATLRCPSDISPLTSHASHLTPTFEVIVVDDCSTDDTVAVVEKWISEQSAVKKREAQVAAGVPAAETESAEKEKSFVGTLLRSEGTLLRRVITPNATLSCPSCVSLHTSHISRFTLLSLPANAGPAKARNKGLQEAHGDWIAFLDADDLWPENKLALQLAAAVRHPEVGIWCGRTVTFETGQREQALAAIRQKATVSVDVPSIRLLELEEFAFHNPVATSTVLVRSDLIRACQGFDEQFRGPEDYDLWMRILVRSSGALVEADFAWYEQRQGSLSMDDRTFLPQVLRVLAKAFAPGGVFSGRKMLRRRALANQYWNASWMAFQRGARGRAVRHLTHAIILYPFIGGRKQLPLWWRYLIGIRGNM
- a CDS encoding type II toxin-antitoxin system HicA family toxin; translation: MSKVPSLPYDRILRALQRDGWVVVRQKGSHIRLQKHTSFETLKLTVPAHRPVKRSTLSHILKQARLEVAAFIELT
- a CDS encoding type II toxin-antitoxin system HicB family antitoxin yields the protein MNLKIVLEPSEDGGYTAIVPALPGCISEGESKDEALRNIREAIDLYLEPVEDDWDFAPNAELMEMAI